One region of Chryseobacterium muglaense genomic DNA includes:
- a CDS encoding diacylglycerol kinase, whose translation MRKPPIHKSFLNAFRGIFFMLKSERNFQLEVLALFINIFLFFYLKLSNIDTIFILGVSFIVLAAEIFNTAIEKICDIIQPEFDKRIGFIKDISAGAVTLMAIFSVIVGVLVYWKYIFS comes from the coding sequence ATGCGCAAACCTCCGATTCATAAAAGTTTTCTGAATGCTTTTCGAGGTATTTTCTTTATGCTTAAATCTGAAAGAAATTTCCAGTTGGAAGTTTTAGCTTTATTTATTAATATTTTTTTATTTTTTTATCTAAAACTTTCAAATATCGATACGATTTTCATTCTTGGTGTTAGTTTTATCGTTTTAGCTGCAGAAATTTTCAACACCGCAATTGAGAAAATTTGCGATATCATTCAGCCTGAGTTTGACAAAAGAATTGGTTTTATAAAAGATATTTCTGCGGGAGCCGTTACTTTGATGGCGATATTTTCCGTGATTGTAGGGGTTTTGGTATATTGGAAATATATTTTCAGCTAA
- a CDS encoding ribonuclease inhibitor translates to MKNEIHHKKMTVINGSHFSDLEGFYEEISQLFMKDEDWKVGTLDGFDDILYGVETDITWKDSQKSKEDLGFDVTKEFYENKIRQGKPFNVQLIQQKLGELIVGKGQTLFEILIDIIESHKNITLILE, encoded by the coding sequence ATGAAAAACGAAATTCATCATAAGAAAATGACTGTCATCAATGGCAGTCATTTTTCAGATTTAGAAGGCTTTTACGAAGAAATTTCTCAACTTTTTATGAAAGATGAAGATTGGAAAGTCGGAACTCTGGATGGCTTTGATGATATTTTGTACGGAGTTGAAACAGATATCACTTGGAAAGATTCTCAAAAGTCAAAAGAAGATTTAGGTTTTGATGTAACCAAAGAATTTTATGAAAATAAAATCAGGCAAGGGAAACCTTTCAATGTGCAATTGATTCAGCAAAAATTAGGCGAATTAATTGTCGGGAAAGGGCAGACTTTATTTGAAATTTTAATTGATATCATAGAATCACATAAAAATATTACACTGATCCTAGAGTGA
- the dnaN gene encoding DNA polymerase III subunit beta, producing MKFIISSGELQKALQTVSGVISSSQSRPILENYLFELNENIVTITASDGETTLITSLEVKSDDSGKFAVPAKIFQDFIKTYGEQPLTLVVKDNAEGTGSLLEILDEKDNFAVALDNADDYPEIPEFDASQSITMPAGVLSEALTNTLFATSNDSLRPVMTGVLFQFGENETNFVSTDSHRLVVYKRTDLMNAEPMEFIMPKKPLNIFKNILASSNEDLTIDFNENMAKFTFGKHIWICRLIDGKYPNYTAVIPKENPNVLTINRNLLLGAIKRASIMSNKSTNQVRFKLSANILHLHAEDTEYANKADMQIPCDYNGEDINIGFSSKFLTEMLGILGADDITMKMSQPNRPGIIEPLDGLEENENILMLSMPVIGL from the coding sequence ATGAAATTTATTATTTCAAGTGGTGAACTGCAGAAGGCTTTGCAAACTGTAAGTGGCGTAATATCAAGTTCTCAATCGAGACCGATTTTAGAAAACTATCTTTTTGAACTCAACGAAAACATCGTTACCATTACTGCATCCGATGGCGAAACAACGCTTATTACTTCGTTGGAGGTAAAGTCAGACGATTCTGGTAAGTTTGCCGTTCCAGCTAAGATTTTTCAAGATTTTATAAAAACGTATGGCGAGCAGCCTCTTACTTTGGTGGTGAAAGACAATGCGGAAGGTACAGGGAGTTTGCTGGAGATATTAGACGAAAAAGATAATTTTGCTGTTGCACTAGATAATGCAGATGATTATCCTGAGATTCCGGAATTTGATGCTTCTCAAAGCATTACAATGCCTGCGGGAGTTTTGTCTGAAGCTTTAACCAACACGCTTTTTGCAACCAGTAACGATTCTCTTCGTCCGGTAATGACAGGAGTTTTGTTCCAGTTTGGAGAAAATGAAACCAATTTTGTTTCTACAGATTCTCACAGATTGGTGGTGTACAAAAGAACAGATTTGATGAATGCCGAGCCAATGGAATTCATTATGCCTAAAAAACCTTTGAATATTTTCAAAAATATTTTAGCAAGCTCAAACGAAGATCTTACAATCGACTTCAACGAGAATATGGCTAAATTTACTTTTGGTAAACATATTTGGATCTGTAGATTAATTGACGGAAAATATCCTAACTATACTGCGGTAATCCCTAAAGAGAATCCGAATGTTTTGACGATCAACAGAAACCTTTTATTAGGTGCAATTAAGAGAGCGTCAATCATGTCTAATAAATCAACCAATCAGGTAAGATTCAAATTATCGGCTAATATTCTTCACCTTCACGCAGAAGATACAGAATACGCAAACAAAGCAGATATGCAGATTCCTTGTGATTATAACGGTGAAGATATCAACATCGGTTTCAGTTCTAAATTCTTAACAGAAATGTTGGGTATTTTAGGAGCAGACGATATCACAATGAAAATGTCTCAACCCAACAGACCGGGAATCATTGAGCCGCTTGACGGACTTGAAGAAAACGAAAATATCTTAATGCTTTCAATGCCGGTAATCGGATTGTAA